The Roseibium sp. Sym1 nucleotide sequence GAGGTGATCACCGAGGGGGTGTTCACGAGACTGATCCTGGACGATCCGGAGCTCACCGGCGTCGCGGCGATCCTGTTCGACGAATTCCACGAACGGTCCCTCGATGGCGACCTTGGCCTGGCCCTGGCGCTCGATGTGCAATCGGCCTTGCGGGACGATCTCAGGCTGCTGCCGATGTCGGCGACCCTGGACGCCGCCGGGATCTCGAAGCTGCTGGGCGATGCGCCCGTCATCGAGAGCAAGGGACGCAGCTTTCCCGTCGGGACGCGCTATCTTGGCCGGTCGCCCCAGGAACGCATCGAACCTCAGATTGTCCGGGCCGTCAGACAGGCCGTTGCCGAGGAAACCGGCTCGGTGCTCGTCTTCCTGCCGGGCCAGGGCGAAATCCGGCGAACCGCCGAGATGCTGGACGGCAAGCTGCCCGCAAACTGCCAGATCGCCCCGCTCTATGGCGGGCTCGACGCAAAGGCCCAGGACGCTGCCATCCGGCCTGCGGCAGAAGGACAACGAAAGATCGTCCTGGCGAGCGCGATTGCCCAGACCTCGCTGACCATCGAGGGCGTGCGCGTGGTCATCGACAGCGGTCTGGCGCGCGTGCCGAAATACGAGCCGCAGACAGGGCTGACCCGGCTGGAAACCGCTCGGGTGTCGCGCGCCTCCGCCGACCAGCGCCGCGGCCGCGCGGGCCGGACAGAGCCCGGCGTCTGCTACCGGCTCTGGGACGAGGCCCAGACCGCAGCCCTGCCCCGGGCCGAGGCCCCGGAAATCCTGGAAGCGGACCTGAGCGGCCTTGTGCTGGATCTTGCCGCCTGGGGCACGTTCGATCCGGCCGACTTGACATTCGCGGATCCACCGCCCCGTCCCGCCTGGTCAGAGGCGAAAAGCCTGCTTCAGGATCTGCACGCCATCGACGGTGGCGGCCGCCTGACCGACGACGGCAAGGCCCTTGCGAAATTGCCGCTGCACCCGCGCCTCGCGCATATGGTGATCGAGGGAGCCGCCCGTGGTCTCGGCCGCACCGCAGCCCTGATCGCGCTGATCCTGTCCGAACCGGGTCTTGGCGGCCGCGATCCGGACCTGCGCGCCCGGCTCCGTTTCCTTCGCAACGACAAGAGCCAGCGGGCGAAAGACGGACGGATGCTGGCCGAACGCTGGTTGAAACAGGCGGGAGGATCAGGCCGGGACCTCGACATCGAAAGCGCCGGACTGCTGCTGGCGCTTGCCTATCCGGACCGGGTCGCCCAGCAGCGCGGCCAGACCGGCCGGTTTCGGCTCGCCAACGGAAGGGGCGCGGAACTGGCCCCCGAACACGGCCTGGCACGCGAACCGTTCCTGACCATCGCCGACATCCAGGGCAAGGCCGCCAGCGGCCGCGTCCAGCTGTGTGCGCCGATCACGATGGACGAGATCGAGGATCTCTTTGCCGCCGACATTGTCGAGCAGGACGAGGTTCAACTGACCGGTGACGGCGCGCTGAAGGCCCGGCGGGTCCGGCGCTACAAGGCGGTCGAGCTGAAGTCCGTCCAGATAAAGTCAGCGGATCCGGAGGCGGTCGAGCGGGCTTTGATCGCGGAAGTCCGGCGCCGCGGCGTTTCACGGCTGGACTGGAGCAAGGACCAGCAGCGGCTCAGGAAACGCGTCGCTTATGCGCGCGAGAACGGCGCCGGGGACCTGCCGGATCTCTCCGACGCCGCACTGACCGACACTCTCGAAAACTGGCTGCAGCCGTTTCTGGCGGGCTGCACCAGTCTTGCGACGATCGACGCCGCCCTGCTCGGCAACGCGCTTGCCGCCCTCCTGCCCTATGATGCCGCCGCGCGTCTGGATGTCCTGGCCCCGTCCCATTTCACGGCGCCGACGGGCAGCAAGGTGCCGATCGACTATGGTGCCGCCGCCGGCCCGACCCTGTCGATCCGCGTGCAGGAACTGTTCGGTCTGACCGATCATCCGAGCGTCTGCGACGGCAAACTTCCGCTGATCCTGGAGCTCCTGTCCCCGGCGCAGCGGCCGATCCAGATTACCAAAGATCTGCCCGGCTTCTGGGCCGGGTCGTGGTCGGACGTGAAGGCCGACATGAAGGGCCGCTATCCGAAACATCCCTGGCCGGACGATCCGACATCGGCCGAGGCGACGCGACGGGCGAAGCCGCGGGGGACGTGATTTAGTTCGGATTGACGGGAGTTCGTGGCCGATCCTTCGAGACGGCGCTGGCGCGCCTCCTCAGGATAACGTTGTTGGGTGTTGCACCGGGACGCAGAGACGGCGCTGATACGGGCTTCAGGATGAGGTCGTTGTTTGAAGCGCCAACGAGGCCGCGCCACACATTCAGCGTCATCCTGAGGAGGGCCGAAGGCCCGTCTCGAAGGATCGGCTGTTTGCCGCAGAAAAGTCCGCCTCCCCCTTTGAGAGGAGGAGACCAGACCTCATGCGACGCAACTCCTCAGCCCTGGAAACTTGGCTTCAGAGACTGCGGACACGTTTGCCCCTCAATCGTCGGACGCGGCCACCAGGCTGGCGTTGCCGCCGGCCGCGGCCGTGTTGATCGAGACGACCTGCTCCAGCGCGAACCGGGTCAGGTAGGACGGGCCGCCGGCCTTCGGGCCGGTGCCGGAGAGGCCGGAGCCGCCGAAGGGCTGGGTGCCGACCACCGCGCCGATGGTGTTGCGGTTGACATAGACGTTGCCGACCGAAAGCCGGTCGACGACCTTCTTCACCGTCGCGTCGATGCGGCTGTGCACCCCGAGGGTCAGGCCGTAGCCGGTGCCGGCAATCTGGTCGAGCACCTTGTCGAGATCCCTTGCCTTGTACCGCACCACATGCAGCACCGGACCGAACACCTCGCGGGTCAGGGCCTCGGCCTTGTCCAGCTCGATGATATGCGGCGCGACCCAGGAGCCGTTGGCGAGCTTGCCCTGCGGGGTCTCGCCTGCAAAGCGCAGTTTCTGGCTTTCCTTCATGTCGTCGACATGGGAGAGAATGTTGCCGCGCGCCTCCTCGTCGATCACCGGGCCGATGTCCGTTGACGGCAAACGCGGGTCGCCCAGGCTCAGTTCCCTGGCGGCGCCTTCGAGCATGGTCAGCAGGCTGTCGGCGACATCCTCCTGGACGTAGAGCAGGCGCAGGGCCGAGCAGCGCTGGCCTGCCGAGCGGAAGGCCGACATCATCACGTCGTCGCAGACCTGCTCGGGCAGGGCCGTCGCATCGACGATCATGGCATTGATGCCGCCGGTTTCGGCGATCAGCGGCACGATCGGGCCGCGCTTGGTGGCCAGCGTGCCATTGATCGCCCAGGCGGTTTCGGTGGAACCGGTGAAGGCCACGCCCGCGACGGCCGGATGCGAGGTCAGCGCCGCGCCGACATCACCCTCGCCCGGAAGCAGGTAAAAGGCGTCTTCCGGAACCCCGGCCTGGTACATCAGCCTCGCGGTCTCATAGGCGATCAGCGGGGTCTGTTCCGCCGGTTTGGCGACAACCGCATTGCCTGCCAGCAGCGCGGCACTGATCTGGCCGAGGAAGATCGCCAGCGGGAAGTTCCAGGGCGAGATGCAGACGAAGACACCACGGCCGCGATGGCGATAGCGGTTTTCCTCGCCCGTCGGCCCGGGCATCAGCCGGCCTTCGCCGAACTGCATGCGCGCCTCGGCGGCGTAGTAGCGGCAGAAATCGACCGCCTCGCGGATTTCGGCGATGCCGTCCGTCAGGCATTTGCCCGCTTCCATGGACAGGATCATCATCAGCCGGTCGCGGTTTTCCTCCAGGAGGTCACCGACCTTCTCCAGAGCAGCGGCGCGCTCCTCCACCGGCCGGCGCGACCAGCTCTCGAACCCCTTGCGGGCATTCTCGATCGCCTGGCGCGCGATGTCCTTGTCTGCGAAGCGCACCGTGCCGACTTTCGTGCTGCCGTCCATCGGCGCGAAGACCGGGTTGGCATCACCGGAGGCCTTCAGGCCGGCACCGAGTGGTCCCGCCTCGGTGAACGGCGCAGCGGTTTTTGCCATGCCGGTTGTGAGCCGGTTGCGTTCCGCGGCCCAGCCGAACTCGACACCGTCGGAGTTTTCACGGCTCGCGCCATAAAGGTCGCTCGGCAGCGGGATCGAGCGGTTGACCGCGTGATGGCCGTTGTCGAGCAGTTCGCCTGGCCGCTTGAGCAGCGCGTCCGTCGGAACATTGGCGTCACCGACAATGGTGACGAAGGACGAGTTGGCGCCGTTTTCCAGGAGACGGCGGACCAGATAGGCCAGCAGGTCCTTGTGGCCGCCGACCGGCGCATAGATCCGGCAGGGGAAACCGTCGCGTTCGACGATGGACTTGTAGAGGCTCTCGCCCATGCCGTGGAGGCGCTGGAACTCGTAGCCCTCGGCCTTGCCGCCGGAAAGCTCGATGATCTGGGCCACCGTCAGGGCATTGTGGGTCGCGAATTGCGGGTAGAGCACGTCGCGCGCGGCCAGCATGCGCTTGGCGCAGCACAGATAGGAAAGATCGGTGGCCGCCTTGCGCGTGAAGACCGGGTAGTTCTCCGCGCCGCCTTCCTGGGCGTGCTTGATTTCCGTGTCCCAGTAAGCGCCCTTGACGAGGCGCACCATCAGCTTGCGGTTGGTCCTGCGGGCCGCGTTGACCAGCCAGTCGATCACGTGAACGCCGCGCTTCTGGTAGGCCTGCACCGCCAGGCCGAAGCCGTCCCAGCCTTCGGTGACCGGATCGTTGAGCAGGGCCGCGATGACGTCGAGCGAGATCTCGAGACGATCGGCCTCCTCCGCATCGACGGTGAAATTGAGATTGCGGTCCTTGGCCATCTGCACCAGCTCGCGCAGCCTGGGCAGCAGCTCGTCGCGCACGCGCTCGCCGTTGACGGCCTCGTAGCGCGGATGCAGCGCCGACAGCTTGACGGAAATGCCCGGACGGTCCGGCAGTTTCCTGTCGCCGGCGGACTTGCCGATCGCCTCGATGGCATTGGCATAGGAATGGAAATAGCGCTCCGCGTCCCGCGCGGTGCGCGCGCCCTCGCCGAGCATGTCGTAAGAATAGCGGTAGCCCTTGGCTTCCTGGGTCCTGGCACGCTCCAGGGCCTTCTGGATGGTTTCCCCAAGCACGAACTGGTGGCCAAGCAACTGCATCGCCTTGCGGGTCGCCACCCGCACGGTCGGCATGCCCATGCGCTTGACCAGGCTGGAGAGAACCGATTGCGGCGTGTCGCCCGGATGCAGGAGACGCGAGGTCACGCCGAGCGCCCAGGAAGAGGCGGAGACGAGCCAGGTGTCGGACTTGGGGCCGGACGGGTCGTCGAATTTGGCTGCGGCCAACTTGTCCTCGATCAGCTTGTCGGCGGTCTTGGCATCCGGCACGCGCAGCAGCGCTTCGGCCAGCACCATCATGGCAAGGCCTTCACGCGTGGTCAGGCCGAATTCGCGCATGAAGTCCTCGACACCGCCAAGGCCCACCTGGACGGCGCGCATGTCCTCGATATAGCCGCGGGCGCGCTGGTCGATCAGCTTTTCCACCACCGGGTCGCCCTTGGCCTCTTTCAAAAGGGCTTCGACAAGCGGTCTGTCATCGGGGGCATAAGCCGCACGGAACGGCTCCAGGTCTGTTGTATCGATCTTCGTCATGGCGGCAGCAGTTGCAGTCATGAGGAACCTCCCAAAGGGGCCGCGCGCGGCCGTGTCATCAGATTTCCCTAAAATATCCCATTTTGATGGCCGATTTTCCCTGTTTTTCAGTCTCATTACCGTGTATTCTCAGGTGAAAAACGAATTCTGAAAGTAAATTCACTATGCTTGATGCGATAGACCGGCGTATTCTGAAGGTTCTCCAGCAGGATGGCCGCATCACCAACACCGATCTCGCCGAACGGATCAGCCTTTCGGCGACCGCAACGGCCGAACGAATGAAGCGTCTGGTGCGCGAAGGTTACATCGAGCACTTCTCCGCCAGCCTCGATCCGAAGAAGGTCGAGCGTGGCCTGCTGGTGTTTGTCGAGATCCGGCTTGAGCGCACATCGCCGGAGATCTTCGATGCCTTCAAGGTCGCGGTGGAGCGTTCCTCCGACATCATGGAATGCCATATGGTCGCCGGCGGGTTCGACTACCTGATGAAAAGCCGGGTCAAGGACATGGAAGCCTATCGCGCGTTTCTCTCCGATGTGGTGCTGGCGCTGCCCGGCGTGCGCGAGACCCATACCTACGCGGTCATGGAGGAAATCAAGGACACGCATATCCTGCCGGTCTAGCGTCATGTGGAAAGACCTCAAAACATGGGCGCAGACCCTGAAGCGGGACACCATCGCCCTCTATCTCGCCGTCCGCGATCCGCGAACACCCTGGTATGCAAAGGCCATCGCGGCTGTCGTCGTGGCCTACGCGCTCTCTCCCATCGATCTCATTCCGGATTTCATTCCCGTCCTTGGCTATCTCGACGACATCCTGCTTGTCCCGATCGGTCTGTGGATTGCCATTTGCCTCGTTCCCGGTGAGGTGCTTGAGGATTGCAGGACACGTGCGCGGCGGCTCGTCGAGCGGCCGACCAGCAGGACAGCCGCTTTCTTTGTCGTGTTCCTTTGGGCCGCAATGGCAGCTCTGGCGGGCTGGATAATTCTGCGGCCGGCTGTGCTATCCCTTCAAACCTGAAGCCCGCCCGCATCGTTTCCGCGAACGCCGTTCACAAAGCCTTGTCTTGACCGTGCAATGCCGCTTGCGCGAGGGAACAGGACCGGCTTCGCCCCGACACCAGAGGACTTTTCGATGACACGACTTTTCGCAGCCACGCTTTGCCTCCTGGGAACGCTGCTCCTGCCCCAGAACGGCATGGCACAGGATCTCGACCCGGCGGAGACGCAGGAGTGGCAGCGCGTGCTCGAGGAGGCCAGGGGCCAGACCCTCTATTTTCATGCCTGGGGCGGCGAGCCACGCATCAATGCCTATATCGGCTGGGCCGCGCGGGAAGTGGAAGGCGATTTCGGCGTCCGTGTCATCCACGTCAAGGTCAGTGACACCGCGACGGTTGTCTCCCAGGTGCTGGCGGAGAAATCCGTCGGCAAGGGGTCGGGCGGCGCGGTCGATCTCATCTGGATCAACGGCGAGAACTTCGCGGCGATGAAAAACCAGGGCCTGCTCGCCGAGGCGGGCTGGGCCGAGACCCTGCCGAACTGGCGCTATGTCGACGTGGAAAACAAGCCCACCGTGACTGTTGATTTCACGGTGCCGACAGATGGCCAGGAGAGCCCCTGGGGCATGGCCAAGCTGGTGTTCATGTATGACAGCGCCCGCCTCGATACGCCTCCGGCTACGCTCGACGGCCTGCTTGCCTATGCGAAGGCCAATCCGGGCCGTTTTGCCTACCCGCAGCCGCCCAATTTCTACGGCACGACCTTCCTCAAGCAGATTCTAGTCGGCACGATCGAGGACAGGGATCTCCTGTCCGAACCGGTAGAGAACGCCGACTTCGACGCGTTGACGAAGCCGCTGTTCGCCTATCTGGACGAACTGCATGGCTCCCTGTGGCGGAAGGGGGCGGCCTTTCCGAAGAACGCTGCCCACATGCGCCAGCTCCTGGCCGACGGCGAGCTGGACATCGCCTTTTCATTCAATCCCGGCGACGCCTCCGGTGCGATTGCCAATGGCGAGCTGCCGCCCAGCGTGCGCACCTTCGTGCTCGACGGCGGCACGATCGGCAACACCCATTTTGTCGCCATTCCCTTCAACAGCTCCAACAAGGCCGCCGCCAAGGTATTCGCTGATTTCCTGCTGACCCCGATAGCCCAGACCCGCAAGCAGGATCCCGAAGTCTGGGGCGACCCGACCGTGCTCAACGTCGCCGCATTGCCGGCCAATGAAAAGGCCTTGTTCGAGGCTCTGGACCTTGGTCCGGCGACGCTTACACCGGAGGAACTCGGTCCGGTGTTGCCCGAACCGCATCCCAGCTGGGTGGCCGCGCTTGAAGAAGCCTGGCTGAAACGCTACGGCGTGGAATGACCGGGCCGGGCAGTTGACCTCCCGCCGGGCCCGATTTCCGGAAATCCCTACCGTTCTTGTCGCGGCCTTGCTGGCGGGGCCGGTTCTGGCCGGGCTAGCCGGCACGGTGCTGCCGGCCTTCGGTTATCTGCCGGTACTTGGGTATGACAGCTTCTCGCTTGCCCCGTTCAAGGACCTGTTCGCGGTCCCCGGGCTGGCGGTGTCCGCAAAGCTCAGCTTCGCCACCGGTCTGTCCGCCTCGCTGCTGTCGCTTGCCATCGTTCTGGTGTTCACCGCCGGCTGGTCCGGAACCGCGACATTCCGGCGCCTGACCCGATTTGTGTCCCCGCTCCTCTCGGTGCCTCACGCCGCGGCGGCCATCGGCCTGGCCTTCCTGATCGCCCCGTCCGGGTTCCTTGTCCGGGCGGTGTCGCCCTGGGCAACGGGCTGGACGCGGCCGCCGGATGTCCTGATACTGAACGACCCGCTTGGCCTGGCGATGACCTTCGGCCTCGTCGCAAAGGAAGTCCCGTTTCTCTTCCTGATGACCCTCGCCGCGCTCAATCGTCCGCATATCCGCGACGCCTACAGGGCCGGCGCCAGCCTCGGCTACGGCCGCATGGCCACCTTCTTCAAGATCGTGCTGCCGCAGATCTATCCGCTGATCCGCCTGCCCATGCTGGCCGTGATCGCCTATGCGACGTCCGTCGTCGATGTTGCGGTCATTCTCGGCCCGACAACGCCGGCGCCGCTCGCTCCCAGGCTGGTCACCTGGATGAGCGATCCGGACCTGTCCAGACGGTTGATGGCCTCGGCCGGAGCGCTGCTGCAACTCGGCCTGACGACAGGCGCCTTGCTGTGCTACCTGGTTCTGGAGCGGCTCGCCCGCTCAGTCCTGCTCCGCGGGCTTTCCAGCGGCCAACGCCGTCGCCGGGACGGACCGGGCCGGATCGCCGGTCTGGTGCTGATGGTTGCCGTGATTGCCGTGATGGTGCTGTCCCTGATGCTGCTCGGGCTCTGGTCCACGACAAGGTCCTGGTGGTTTCCCGCGGTGCTGCCGCAAAGCTGGGACCTCACGCGCCTGGCGGACACGGTCACGATGGGCGCACCGGCACTTTGGGCGACGCTCGCCCTCGCGGCAGCCGCCGCGGGTCTTGCCACGGGACTGACCCTGTGGCTCCTGGAGGCGCGCGACCAGAGTGGCCGGAGGGCCGGAAACAAGCTGAAAGTGCTTGTATTCCTGCCGCTGCTTCTGCCCCAGATCGGTTTCCTGTTCGGGCTGCAGATGCTGTTTCTGCGCATCGGGTTGAGCGGAAGTTTTTCAGCCGTGCTGCTTGCGCATCTCGTGTTCGTGTTTCCCTATGCCGTTCTTTCCCTCAGCGATCCGTGGTCCCGGCTCGACCCGCGCTATGCCAAGGCCGCCGCCGCCATCGGAGCGTCCCGCATGCGCATCTTCTGGCAGATCCGTCTGCCCCTGCTGCTCAGGCCCGTTCTGGTCACCCTTGCGGTCGCGGCAGCCGTTTCCGTCGGCCAGTATCTGCCGACGCTGATGATCGGCGCGGGCCGGATCGTCACCATAACCTCGGAAAGCGTGGCGCTGGCGAGCGGCGGCAATCGGCCGGCGGCGGCACTTTATGCGCTGATGCAGCTTCTGATTCCGCTTGCCGGTTTTGTGTTGGCAGCCCTTGTGCCAGCCGTCCTGCACCGCAACCGTGCCGCCATGCGGCTGGAGAGAAGATGACCGCCTTGTCCACACCCGGCGCCGGGTCCGGCCTTGTTCTTGAAGACGTTGCCCTTAGCCTCGAGGGCAGGCTGCTGCTCAGGATCGACTGCCGGATCGCGGCAGGCTCCGTGCTTACGATTATGGGCGAGAGCGGCAGCGGCAAATCGAGCCTTCTGGATTTCATCGCCGGTTTCCTGCGCCCGGACTTCAAAGCTTCGGGCCGGGTTCTGCTGGACGGCAAGGACTTGACGGGTCTTGCGGCGCAGGACCGGCATATCGGCCTGATGTTTCAGACGCCGCTCCTGTTTCCGCACATGTCGGTGCAGCAAAACCTGATGTTCGCAATCCCGCCCGGCATCCGCAAGCGGTCCCTCAGGCGCGAGATGGCGGAACTGGCGCTTGCCGATGCGGGCCTTGCCGGCTTCGGCGGCCGCGATCCGACGACCCTGTCCGGCGGTCAGCAGACCCGCGTCGCGCTGATGCGAACCCTGCTTGCCGACCCGCAGGCGCTGCTGCTGGACGAACCGTTTTCCAGCCTGGACAAGGCCCGGAGGGCGGACATCCGTGCACAGGTCTTCGAAGCGGCGCGGCAAAAGGGTCTGCCGGTGCTGCTTGTGACCCATGATGAAGACGATGCCGAGGCGGCCGGTGGCGAGGTTCACCGCCTGAACGGCAGCAGCGGAACAGTTTGATGGTCCGTCCCGCCCGGATGCCCCGTGCGCGGTGCCGTTATTCCGCCTGGTCTGCAGACCTTGCCTGTAGCAGGGCGTAATTGTCGATGCCGATCTGTTCGATGAGGCCGAGCTGGGTTTCCAGGAAGTCGATATGGCCTTCCTCGTCGCCAAGCAGCCGTTCGAACAGTGCCATGGTAACGAAGTCTCCGAGCTCCCGGCAGACTTCACGGGCTTCCTTGTAAAGCGCGCGGGCCACGTATTCGGCCGCCAGATCGCCTTCCAGGCATTCCTTCAGCGACTGGCCGATACGCAGGGGATCGAGGGTCTGCAGGTTCGGCAGGCCTTCCAGGAAAATGATCCGGTCCATCAGTTCCTGGGCATGCGCGCGCTCCTCGTCGGCCTCGACGAGTTCCTTGGCGGCCAGCTTGCCATAGCCCCAGTCGTCGAGCAGGCGGGCATGGACCCAGAACTGGTTGACCACCGTCAACTCGTGACGCAGCGACTTGTTCAGATATTCAATGACGCGCGGATCGCCCTTCATAGGTCCTCTCCCTGGTTACCGTCCGGTGGCCCGTTTTCGGGGCATGTCGACCGGTTTCGCATTTCCTGTTTCTTCAGAGCTTTTTTCGTGAATGATGTCAATCACCGCCGGAAAACATCCCCCGCAGCGCGGCCGGCAGCCCAGATGACGGAACACCGCGCCCGGTGTGGGCACCTTGCCGTTCGGGTCCGCGCGCATTTCCTCCGCCGCCTCGCGGAGCTGCTTGTCAGACAGAACGTTACAGGAGCAAATGATCATTGTAGGATCCGGCGCGCGTCCTCATATGCGGACAGAGTGGCATTGACGAATTCCTGCGCAATATCGAAACTTTACCATAAGAGTCAACTTTTTCCGGACCTCCGGGATCAGACAAGGGATCATTATGAACGGCAAGCCTCATACGGATGACCGTCCCACACTCGTGCTGACCGGCGCAAGCCGCGGCATCGGCCATGCGACGGTCAAGCGGTTTTCCGCCGAAGGCTGGCGGGTGATCACCTGCTCCCGGCAGGCGTTCTCCGACAAATGCCCGTGGCCGATGGGACCGGAGGATCATATCCAGGTCGATCTGTCCGATCCGGAAAACCTCGGCTTTGCGACTCAGGAGATCCGCAAGCGGCTGGAGGTGAACGGCTCGAAGCTGAACGCGCTGGTCAACAATGCCGGTATCAGCCCCAAGGGCGCGGAAGGTGCGCGCCTCGACTCACTGACCACGCCCATGCATGAGTGGCGCACGGTCTTCCAGGTGAATTTCTTCGCGCCGATCCTGCTTGGCCGTGGTCTGTTCAAGGAACTGAAAAACGCCGGCGGCTCGGTGGTCAATGTCACCTCGATCGCGGGCATGCGGGTACATCCCTTCGCAGGCACGGCCTACGCAACCTCAAAGGCGGCGCTGGCCTCCCTGACTCGCGAAATGGCCGCCGATTTCGGACCGCACGGCATTCGCGTCAACGCCATTGCCCCGGGTGAAATCGATACCTCGATCCTGTCGCCGGGAACGGAAGACATGATCGAGGACATCCCGCTGCGCCGCCTGGGCCTGCCGGGCGAGGTCGCCGATACGATCTACTATCTGTGTTCGGACAAATCCTCCTATGTCAGCGGAGCCGAGATCCACATCAATGGCGGGCAACACGTCTAGGGTCAGGACCCATCAATTTGATTGAAATGGCGCAACAAACGGCGATGAGCTGCGAGGAAAAGCGTGACAAGCGGGCTTCCTGCCCGGTTGAGCGCTTTAACACAGCAGATCGAAGCCGTTTTTGCGTCCCTCCGGGATAGGGTGAATTTGCCCGGCAACGTCGTTGCAAATCTTTGGAAACCGGACGGTTTCCTGCAGATTCGCGCCTCGTATCCGAACAAATTCATCCCTACCATTGCATTCAAATTGATGGGTCCTGACCCTAGATCAGGCCTACAACCCTGAATAAACGATTCGTTTTATTGCAATAGTTGCGCAAAGTTATCTTTTGTTAACAGTCAAACCGACTCTGAGCTATGTAACACCTGAAGATTATTCCCCCGGTTTACCTAATCTTCATCGCCCCCCGTAATAGTGAAAGTACAAATGCGGCAATTCCGGCTGTGCGGGGACGATATGAAGCGACTATTGAAGGTTCTCACCGACTTGAAATTCGGGTTCAAGGTTGGCGGCGGTTTTTTGGCCGTTCTGCTCTTGACGGCGGTTGTCGGCGGTGCCGGCTTCCTGGCCATCTACAACCTGTCCTCCAGCTTCAACGTGGCGGACCAGGCGTCCAAGGTCGCCGCTCAGGTTCAGGCCACATCGCTGCAGCGTGAGGACTACCTGAACAACCCGTCGGCGGAACTGACCGACGCTGTCCATCAGGAAATCGCCAGCCTGGAGGCGTCCCTGCAGACGCTTGCACAGGGTGTCGCCGGCGACACGCAGTCCGAAGCCCAGGTGGCCGGAGCCATCGACGCCGTTTCGCAATTCAGCGCCACTTTCGACCAGGTTGTCGCCCAGACCACCCAGCAGTCGGAACGG carries:
- the hrpB gene encoding ATP-dependent helicase HrpB, whose amino-acid sequence is MTRVPTFGSALPIDGVLPELLTALETGPNAVLVAEPGAGKTTRVPLALLNAEWRGDGRILVLEPRRLAARAAARRMAGELGEKPGETVGYRVRMETRVSAKTRIEVITEGVFTRLILDDPELTGVAAILFDEFHERSLDGDLGLALALDVQSALRDDLRLLPMSATLDAAGISKLLGDAPVIESKGRSFPVGTRYLGRSPQERIEPQIVRAVRQAVAEETGSVLVFLPGQGEIRRTAEMLDGKLPANCQIAPLYGGLDAKAQDAAIRPAAEGQRKIVLASAIAQTSLTIEGVRVVIDSGLARVPKYEPQTGLTRLETARVSRASADQRRGRAGRTEPGVCYRLWDEAQTAALPRAEAPEILEADLSGLVLDLAAWGTFDPADLTFADPPPRPAWSEAKSLLQDLHAIDGGGRLTDDGKALAKLPLHPRLAHMVIEGAARGLGRTAALIALILSEPGLGGRDPDLRARLRFLRNDKSQRAKDGRMLAERWLKQAGGSGRDLDIESAGLLLALAYPDRVAQQRGQTGRFRLANGRGAELAPEHGLAREPFLTIADIQGKAASGRVQLCAPITMDEIEDLFAADIVEQDEVQLTGDGALKARRVRRYKAVELKSVQIKSADPEAVERALIAEVRRRGVSRLDWSKDQQRLRKRVAYARENGAGDLPDLSDAALTDTLENWLQPFLAGCTSLATIDAALLGNALAALLPYDAAARLDVLAPSHFTAPTGSKVPIDYGAAAGPTLSIRVQELFGLTDHPSVCDGKLPLILELLSPAQRPIQITKDLPGFWAGSWSDVKADMKGRYPKHPWPDDPTSAEATRRAKPRGT
- the putA gene encoding bifunctional proline dehydrogenase/L-glutamate gamma-semialdehyde dehydrogenase PutA yields the protein MTATAAAMTKIDTTDLEPFRAAYAPDDRPLVEALLKEAKGDPVVEKLIDQRARGYIEDMRAVQVGLGGVEDFMREFGLTTREGLAMMVLAEALLRVPDAKTADKLIEDKLAAAKFDDPSGPKSDTWLVSASSWALGVTSRLLHPGDTPQSVLSSLVKRMGMPTVRVATRKAMQLLGHQFVLGETIQKALERARTQEAKGYRYSYDMLGEGARTARDAERYFHSYANAIEAIGKSAGDRKLPDRPGISVKLSALHPRYEAVNGERVRDELLPRLRELVQMAKDRNLNFTVDAEEADRLEISLDVIAALLNDPVTEGWDGFGLAVQAYQKRGVHVIDWLVNAARRTNRKLMVRLVKGAYWDTEIKHAQEGGAENYPVFTRKAATDLSYLCCAKRMLAARDVLYPQFATHNALTVAQIIELSGGKAEGYEFQRLHGMGESLYKSIVERDGFPCRIYAPVGGHKDLLAYLVRRLLENGANSSFVTIVGDANVPTDALLKRPGELLDNGHHAVNRSIPLPSDLYGASRENSDGVEFGWAAERNRLTTGMAKTAAPFTEAGPLGAGLKASGDANPVFAPMDGSTKVGTVRFADKDIARQAIENARKGFESWSRRPVEERAAALEKVGDLLEENRDRLMMILSMEAGKCLTDGIAEIREAVDFCRYYAAEARMQFGEGRLMPGPTGEENRYRHRGRGVFVCISPWNFPLAIFLGQISAALLAGNAVVAKPAEQTPLIAYETARLMYQAGVPEDAFYLLPGEGDVGAALTSHPAVAGVAFTGSTETAWAINGTLATKRGPIVPLIAETGGINAMIVDATALPEQVCDDVMMSAFRSAGQRCSALRLLYVQEDVADSLLTMLEGAARELSLGDPRLPSTDIGPVIDEEARGNILSHVDDMKESQKLRFAGETPQGKLANGSWVAPHIIELDKAEALTREVFGPVLHVVRYKARDLDKVLDQIAGTGYGLTLGVHSRIDATVKKVVDRLSVGNVYVNRNTIGAVVGTQPFGGSGLSGTGPKAGGPSYLTRFALEQVVSINTAAAGGNASLVAASDD
- a CDS encoding Lrp/AsnC ligand binding domain-containing protein; its protein translation is MLDAIDRRILKVLQQDGRITNTDLAERISLSATATAERMKRLVREGYIEHFSASLDPKKVERGLLVFVEIRLERTSPEIFDAFKVAVERSSDIMECHMVAGGFDYLMKSRVKDMEAYRAFLSDVVLALPGVRETHTYAVMEEIKDTHILPV
- a CDS encoding YkvA family protein is translated as MWKDLKTWAQTLKRDTIALYLAVRDPRTPWYAKAIAAVVVAYALSPIDLIPDFIPVLGYLDDILLVPIGLWIAICLVPGEVLEDCRTRARRLVERPTSRTAAFFVVFLWAAMAALAGWIILRPAVLSLQT
- a CDS encoding ABC transporter substrate-binding protein, which produces MTRLFAATLCLLGTLLLPQNGMAQDLDPAETQEWQRVLEEARGQTLYFHAWGGEPRINAYIGWAAREVEGDFGVRVIHVKVSDTATVVSQVLAEKSVGKGSGGAVDLIWINGENFAAMKNQGLLAEAGWAETLPNWRYVDVENKPTVTVDFTVPTDGQESPWGMAKLVFMYDSARLDTPPATLDGLLAYAKANPGRFAYPQPPNFYGTTFLKQILVGTIEDRDLLSEPVENADFDALTKPLFAYLDELHGSLWRKGAAFPKNAAHMRQLLADGELDIAFSFNPGDASGAIANGELPPSVRTFVLDGGTIGNTHFVAIPFNSSNKAAAKVFADFLLTPIAQTRKQDPEVWGDPTVLNVAALPANEKALFEALDLGPATLTPEELGPVLPEPHPSWVAALEEAWLKRYGVE